A region from the Aegilops tauschii subsp. strangulata cultivar AL8/78 chromosome 5, Aet v6.0, whole genome shotgun sequence genome encodes:
- the LOC109772288 gene encoding protein PIN-LIKES 7 isoform X2 → MGFLSLLVVASMPIVQVLLIGVIGAFLASGYSKVLTASARRDMNKVVFTVFTPSLIFANLAKTVTLSDVISWWFMPVNIAITFLVGSALGWLACKILKPPPHFRGLIMAFCSAGNLGNLLLIVVPAVCDEDGNPFGNDRSQCRSRGLSYSSLSMALGGLFIWTYTYSLMQKSGKLYHKMQSKSIQCPADSDEEHLEGFKAGDEEAALPASAGPDDEHNEGRQIEAPLLSCESDVANNKGFWVNLKEAVHQLVEELMAPPTISAMIGFVVGLVPWLKSLIIGEGAPFRVIQDSLELMGNGTIPCITLILGGNLTQGLRKSVLKRMVIVAIVFIRYVAMPVIGIAVVRAAHGVGFLPHDPLYRYVLMLQFALPPAMNIGTMAQLFDVGQEECSVIFLWTYLVAAVALTTWSTVFMSILS, encoded by the exons ATGGGTTTCCTGTCACTGCTCGTCGTGGCTTCCATGCCCATCGTCCAGGTCCTGCTCATCGGCGTCATCGGAGCCTTCCTCGCCTCGGGGTACAGCAAGGTTCTCACCGCCAGCGCTCGCAGGGACATGAACAAG GTTGTTTTTACAGTCTTCACCCCGTCTCTCATCTTCGCCAACCTCGCCAAGACGGTCACACTGTCCGACGTCATCTCCTG GTGGTTCATGCCGGTGAACATAGCAATCACATTCCTGGTTGGCAGTGCTCTAGGCTGGCTAGCGTGCAAGATCCTGAAACCGCCGCCGCATTTCCgtggcctcatcatggccttctGCTCAGCAG GAAACCTCGGCAACCTGCTGCTGATCGTCGTCCCGGCCGTCTGCGACGAAGACGGCAACCCGTTTGGGAACGACCGGAGCCAGTGCCGCTCCCGCGGCCTCTCCTACTCGTCGCTGTCCATGGCT CTCGGTGGCCTCTTCATATGGACGTACACCTACAGCTTGATGCAGAAGTCTGGCAAACTGTACCACAAGATGCAGTCCAAGAGCATCCAGTGCCCCGCCGACAGCGACGAGGAGCATCTCGAGGGATTCAAAGCCGGCGACGAGGAAGCAGCTCTCCCCGCATCGGCTGGACCCGATGACGAACACAACGAGGGGAGACAGATT GAGGCTCCACTACTGTCTTGTGAGAGCGATGTCGCCAACAACAAAGGGTTCTGGGTAAACCTGAAGGAGGCCGTGCACCAGCTCGTCGAGGAGCTCATGGCGCCGCCGACCATATCCGCG ATGATTGGATTCGTTGTTGGGCTAGTGCCATGGCTGAAGTCGCTGATCATCGGCGAAGGCGCCCCTTTCAGAGTTATCCAGGATTCTCTGGAGTTGATGGG CAATGGCACCATACCCTGCATCACCCTCATCCTGGGAGGAAACCTGACACAAG GGCTGCGGAAGTCGGTGCTGAAGCGCATGGTGATCGTGGCGATCGTGTTTATCCGCTACGTGGCTATGCCGGTGATCGGGATCGCTGTCGTCCGCGCGGCGCACGGGGTCGGGTTCCTTCCCCATGATCCTCTCTACCGGTACGTGCTGATGTTGCAGTTCGCGCTGCCGCCCGCTATGAACATCGGGACCATGGCGCAGCTGTTCGACGTCGGGCAGGAGGAGTGCTCGGTGATCTTCCTGTGGACGTACCTAGTTGCTGCGGTCGCGCTCACCACATGGTCCACCGTCTTCATGTCCATTCTCTCCTGA
- the LOC120964915 gene encoding putative F-box/LRR-repeat protein At3g58880: MNDVAASRSKKRRRDLISNLPDEILGTIISLLPTKDAARTTVLSSRWRHLWHSAPLNLAVEHLARSIWLTGSFLRDIHYKPVYRRVSERIDVTLSKILAVHTGPARRLSLGDRHGIRLNRGFCTKFDGWFCSTALDGLEELDFYLGGEPGWTLPTSVLRFAPTLRVARLCGCDFHEIKATPALRLPRLKELKLCGRATISDATLHCLLAGCTALEILQLDNIQGLSSVRIISSTLRSIGVSGSDFNIEESQIQELVIEDAPCLERLITLGPCGGPRIVKVLATPNLMVLGCLYGENFKTVNGTIVKFLQEIVPTSLSASGRTVKVLILESIGPNLEAVVGFLRCFPCLEKLYIQVKIFVVKSSQMFGLATNIYFVLLQSRLRKDMKNVCQYSTLDPIECLELHLRAIVLNTYEGKRADVDFAKFFVLNAKVLKVMKFGASGTCNDKWVANQRRRLQLGNRASRDARFDFERDFDIPSLCDDHHLYGMWTVDPFGSS; the protein is encoded by the exons ATGAACGATGTGGCGGCTTCCCGATCCAAGAAGCGGAGGCGGGACCTCATCAGCAACCTCCCTGACGAGATCCTCGGCACCATCATCTCTCTCTTGCCCACCAAAGACGCCGCGCGGACAACCGTTCTCTCCTCTCGGTGGCGCCACCTCTGGCACTCCGCCCCGCTTAACCTCGCGGTCGAGCACCTCGCCCGCTCAATCTGGCTCACCGGCTCGTTCCTCCGCGACATCCACTACAAACCTGTTTACCGCCGGGTGAGCGAGCGCATCGACGTCACCCTCTCCAAGATCCTCGCCGTGCACACCGGCCCCGCTCGCCGCCTCTCCTTGGGTGACCGCCACGGCATCCGCCTCAACCGCGGCTTCTGCACTAAGTTCGACGGCTGGTTCTGCTCCACCGCCCTCGATGGCCTCGAGGAGCTCGATTTCTACTTGGGCGGCGAGCCGGGGTGGACGCTGCCGACCTCCGTGCTCCgcttcgcgcccacgctgcgcgtcgcgAGACTGTGCGGCTGTGATTTCCACGAGATTAAAGCTACCCCCGCACTTCGTCTCCCTCGGCTGAAGGAGCTCAAGCTCTGTGGTCGTGCCACTATCTCGGATGCGACCCTCCACTGCCTACTCGCTGGCTGCACTGCGCTAGAGATCCTTCAGCTTGATAACATCCAGGGGCTCAGCTCCGTCCGGATCATCTCGTCCACTCTACGTAGTATCGGTGTCTCTGGTTCTGACTTCAACATTGAAGAGTCCCAGATTCAGGAGCTTGTCATTGAGGATGCACCTTGCCTCGAGAGATTGATCACACTTGGTCCATGTGGTGGCCCGAGGATAGTCAAAGTCCTTGCGACGCCGAACTTGATGGTGTTGGGCTGCCTGTATGGCGAAAATTTCAAAACTGTGAATGGAACAATTGTGAAG TTTCTCCAGGAAATTGTCCCCACTAGCTTGTCTGCATCGGgacgcacagtgaaggtcttgattctagaatctatcggccccaatctagAAGCAGTTGTTGGCTTCCTTAGATGCTTTCCCTGCTTGGAGAAGCTATACATCCAGGTGAAAATCTTTGTTGTTAAATCTAGTCAAATG TTTGGAC TGGCCACCAATATCTATTTTGTTCTTTTGCAGTCACGCCTTAGGAAGGATATGAAAAATGTGTGCCAATATAGCACACTCGATCCCATCGAATGCCTTGAACTTCATCTCAGAGCAATAGTATTGAACACCTATGAAGGCAAGAGAGCAGATGTTGACTTTGCCAAGTTCTTTGTTCTGAATGCAAAGGTGCTCAAGGTAATGAAATTTGGTGCCAGTGGTACCTGCAATGATAAATGGGTGGCTAATCAGCGCAGGCGGCTACAACTGGGTAACAGAGCTTCTAGAGATGCGCGATTTGATTTTGAAAGAGATTTTGATATCCCCAGCCTTTGCGATGACCATCACCTGTATGGTATGTGGACAGTTGATCCCTTTGGTAGCTCTTAG
- the LOC109772288 gene encoding protein PIN-LIKES 7 isoform X1, with translation MRCRRHLFSGPVRLTVYVRVSVAILFKPPPPPPLSTLSASHPSIHPGLATVRLLLSRLRQRPTPADPPRSSAPPRILQGEAKQEISRGLRRRLDPTDIRTGKMGFLSLLVVASMPIVQVLLIGVIGAFLASGYSKVLTASARRDMNKVVFTVFTPSLIFANLAKTVTLSDVISWWFMPVNIAITFLVGSALGWLACKILKPPPHFRGLIMAFCSAGNLGNLLLIVVPAVCDEDGNPFGNDRSQCRSRGLSYSSLSMALGGLFIWTYTYSLMQKSGKLYHKMQSKSIQCPADSDEEHLEGFKAGDEEAALPASAGPDDEHNEGRQIEAPLLSCESDVANNKGFWVNLKEAVHQLVEELMAPPTISAMIGFVVGLVPWLKSLIIGEGAPFRVIQDSLELMGNGTIPCITLILGGNLTQGLRKSVLKRMVIVAIVFIRYVAMPVIGIAVVRAAHGVGFLPHDPLYRYVLMLQFALPPAMNIGTMAQLFDVGQEECSVIFLWTYLVAAVALTTWSTVFMSILS, from the exons ATGCGGTGTAGGCGCCATCTCTTCTCCGGCCCAGTCCGCCTGACTGTGTACGTACGTGTCTCCGTCGCTATCCTATTtaaacctcctcctcctcctcctctctcgaCTCTGTCTGCATcgcatccatccatccatccagggcTGGCCACCGTACGCCTCCTTCTCTCCCGTCTCCGGCAACGACCAACTCCGGCGGATCCTCCTCGCTCCTCCGCCCCGCCGCGCATTCTTCAG GGAGAAGCTAAGCAGGAGATCAGCAGGGGGCTAAGGAGGAGACTTGATCCTACCGACATCAGGACTGGGAAGATGGGTTTCCTGTCACTGCTCGTCGTGGCTTCCATGCCCATCGTCCAGGTCCTGCTCATCGGCGTCATCGGAGCCTTCCTCGCCTCGGGGTACAGCAAGGTTCTCACCGCCAGCGCTCGCAGGGACATGAACAAG GTTGTTTTTACAGTCTTCACCCCGTCTCTCATCTTCGCCAACCTCGCCAAGACGGTCACACTGTCCGACGTCATCTCCTG GTGGTTCATGCCGGTGAACATAGCAATCACATTCCTGGTTGGCAGTGCTCTAGGCTGGCTAGCGTGCAAGATCCTGAAACCGCCGCCGCATTTCCgtggcctcatcatggccttctGCTCAGCAG GAAACCTCGGCAACCTGCTGCTGATCGTCGTCCCGGCCGTCTGCGACGAAGACGGCAACCCGTTTGGGAACGACCGGAGCCAGTGCCGCTCCCGCGGCCTCTCCTACTCGTCGCTGTCCATGGCT CTCGGTGGCCTCTTCATATGGACGTACACCTACAGCTTGATGCAGAAGTCTGGCAAACTGTACCACAAGATGCAGTCCAAGAGCATCCAGTGCCCCGCCGACAGCGACGAGGAGCATCTCGAGGGATTCAAAGCCGGCGACGAGGAAGCAGCTCTCCCCGCATCGGCTGGACCCGATGACGAACACAACGAGGGGAGACAGATT GAGGCTCCACTACTGTCTTGTGAGAGCGATGTCGCCAACAACAAAGGGTTCTGGGTAAACCTGAAGGAGGCCGTGCACCAGCTCGTCGAGGAGCTCATGGCGCCGCCGACCATATCCGCG ATGATTGGATTCGTTGTTGGGCTAGTGCCATGGCTGAAGTCGCTGATCATCGGCGAAGGCGCCCCTTTCAGAGTTATCCAGGATTCTCTGGAGTTGATGGG CAATGGCACCATACCCTGCATCACCCTCATCCTGGGAGGAAACCTGACACAAG GGCTGCGGAAGTCGGTGCTGAAGCGCATGGTGATCGTGGCGATCGTGTTTATCCGCTACGTGGCTATGCCGGTGATCGGGATCGCTGTCGTCCGCGCGGCGCACGGGGTCGGGTTCCTTCCCCATGATCCTCTCTACCGGTACGTGCTGATGTTGCAGTTCGCGCTGCCGCCCGCTATGAACATCGGGACCATGGCGCAGCTGTTCGACGTCGGGCAGGAGGAGTGCTCGGTGATCTTCCTGTGGACGTACCTAGTTGCTGCGGTCGCGCTCACCACATGGTCCACCGTCTTCATGTCCATTCTCTCCTGA